The Magnolia sinica isolate HGM2019 chromosome 3, MsV1, whole genome shotgun sequence genome includes the window tcatatgtttgatgaaatatctagGCGATGGTGTTAtgttattgatgctcacatgttcaatgaaatgcttAGGTAGTTGTGTTGCTAAATTTAGGTTTCATATGAAATTTTGTTgtgattgtttgatgaattgttagTCTTTAGCGATGTTTATAATTGCTTACGATGTTAGGTCAGTCGGTAAATCACCCAAACCAAGGGGTGACCCAAGTTAGATTAGCCACCCTATGCTTGTTCGATCGACTCGTGCCAAACACGAACGACTGATAATATCTGGACTATACACGGGATGCTTGTACCCAATGCTGGTTGCATTGGAGTTCTCTCAAGtaaatcaaattagtccactagctgactgatcatgtatgttcacaatgtatgacatgacTAAATTGAATATACAATATCCCGTTCCCAATGGATGAGTTCATCTATAACCATTAATGCGATACGAtctcactaagactcatgagtcaggtatGGTGGTTTAGGATACCGTGTTCGAGAtgttggcctatgctagggtgacaagtctccccatagtgactactGAGTACTAATGGAGGTGAAAGATTATTGTTCGAatggcccccgtcaaattacccggccgatggttcCGTGTCAAATTACTGTTCGAATGACCCGAGcttgaatggaattgggtgacgagtcaTTTTCCTTTTAgtgatttggttttatgtgacaagcctgcACCTCAAAACTGAGTAATCATACTTGGTGTTTGGGTGACGAgccataccgggttgatcctcatacattttgGGTATCATGCTGTATCTTTGGAATCGTTGATTTATGATATAAATGGatgatacttaaatttggatcaagggacactggtgatgAGCCGCTACATGCCGTAACGAGCCaggtgatccggataaggactcgtgatataacgtcagTATCCTAGCTTTGCCAATCTGTTGTATTAATTGGAATTAATAATACTTAGATAATCATGCATACCCTAGGATAAGTTgtgatttggcgttggagttaCTTGGGAGGGAGTGTTAGTATTTgtgaaataggcgttgaagtcgcttgtgagggagtgttggattgtaaggtgCATGTATCATTCCATAATCTCATTCgtacatttaataagagtatttaggaaatgcttgATGACTTGTTtacttgtttatcattaactgcactgattgagtcgataacatgtgtaacttataactaatgaaaccactgaattagctactcactccGACCTAAAAcgatattttaaaataccaatcaAGCATTATTGTTGATGCAAGTTCTATCGAGACCTCCGGTGGGTAGGTTTGGATTGGCTTGCACTCTCATCGTGATGTCTTGAGAGCAACGGGTGAAGTTAGAAGACCttgcttttattttagttttgtgcATGGATATGTTAGAGTCCTCGACCAGGCGTTCTTTATATGTAAATTTTTTCGCATGTTCATTGTGGCTTATATAATCCTCATTTTGTGCGATCATCaatattggaattgtatttttgactcttAACCctatatttatagatttttgttaTTTCTGCCTCGCTTTGGTTCCACTAAGTTGAATCGCGCAACTCTAATTATCTGTGTGACATAAAATTGAATATGAATGATgacacatgtgcattttattaagttaactccTAGAAATTCGAGACCAGAGTCTATGTACTCGAGTGCTGATTTTCAAAGCGTTACAAGCTCGATCAAGCGGCCAAATGGAATGCGGTCAAGTCAACAAGGAGGCCTGGAATAGCTACTAGGACAGGTGGCAAGGAAGTCTCCAGAAGGCGGTAGTGTTAAATGGTTACAACAACTGTTAGAACGTGGAAAGCATTTAGAAAGCCAAGTAGTGTTGAGTGGTTATGACAATTGTCGAAATGTGAGAAAGATCTAGATGGTTGGATTAAAGTTATAAATACAAGAAGAATGCAAGAAGAAaaatcatctcataccaacccaaataaaccaaatctatcttttaattaCCTTTCAAATTATCAGTCAAAtgtattccatagtgtaatcctttactttatttgtcaagtaaattacattttttAGTGTAATTTTTTACTTTTCAGCTCGATgtttacatttcgtagtgtaataTTTAAAGGGTAACCAAGTAATTTGTAACTTTTAACTGTAATTTGAGTCCACTCTCATGTACCAGATTCGGGTCATCAGTCGGAAAGGTGCACAACTGCTTTTCACAATCGCCTATAAAAATCCCTCTCTCATTTCCATTTATCCGTACTGAAAAATCATTTCGTATGGAAGACAAAGGTGTAACGCATCATCAGAGGACAAACCTCACTCTTTGAATATCGCCTGATCCaattttacacattgagcgagtgacTAAATAGGTGACTGATCTCATTAGGtctcggtcatacactacgtgtctgcATATCTTAGCGCTTGGGTTCtgagttgttcggtttgaattgagccacaattTTAATTTTGGCATGCCCGCACACTTAGTGCTGAAAATGACGCCAAACAAGGACTTGACTCGTTTATAAGTCATGTGAATTAGGGAAGCGTTCATGCTAAATCTGATTTAACTTGTTGGACTAGTGCTGAGCCATATGCAACTCATTCGGACTAGTTCATCCCTAGCCATTCACATATAAAAATAAACTCCACCTACCTTTGGTTGGCGGGATAAAGTCCATCCAAGTTAGTTCTTATGCCTGAAACAACAAGATATAATTGTTGGATCttctttaaattttatttggttaatTTTATCCTTGTAATATTAACAAAATTACATGTGATGTGTTCCCACTTTTCTTgaacataaaagataaaaatcagGAAGCATAAATAGGTAGCTTTTGAGTTGCAGCCGGCCCCTCAACCAAGGCTATATTTATCTCCTTCAATCTATTCATGCAGATAGCTTGCTTCCAAGTTCTTCCTCTTTGTGTGCAACTTACACAATCGGTATCATTTTAAGAAGCCTATTCAACTGAGGCTTTATGGGGCCTACTGTGCTGACTTCGTGACATCCAGTTTACACATATGTTGTGCTAGCTCGTGTCAGTACCATTCAAACCATGTTGGAGCCATTACTGTTTCTCTCTTGACATGCAGCATTTACTTGCCGAACTGCAGCCTTCTCTCAGTCTCTCTCCTATTTTTTCCCATACTCCGTATGTATTACATTACAGCGGCAATAACCCCTTTTAGCTATAATACAATCATCTCTTCTTGCCAACACCACCTCTTCGTTGCCCCTTTTAAAAGAATGGAGAATATTCTGTACATAGAAAAGGTTGGATAGCCCCGACCAATATACTATGTCATGGCATGTATTGGTATTGATTCTGGGTCCTGTTGTATTCATGcatattggcctgattttcatatcACGTGATTATCAAGTGTGGCCTACCTTTTATACGGATAGGATATTCTCTCTATGTGACACTTTGGGGGTATCTTATCATTTCTCCGTATCCCTGGTTTGCACAACTAGTTGACTCAGTCCATGTCATTTTGGATCTCCGAGTTAACTCGTCCGAGTCACGGGTCAACTCCAACAATGCTTACAAACACCCCAGCATGATAGAGCTCAGATGTGCAGATGTAGTCTTTACTCagtgaaggagagagggagagagagaagtatcAGTTATCTactgttagagagagagagagagagagagagagagagagagagagagagagagagagatgcaagcGATGCAAGCAATGGCTGCAGAAAACATCCTAAAATCTCGAGAAATCTCAACAATGCTAAAGCAAGGTTTCATCTCCGACCCATCATTCTCCCTTTCCCCTTCCAGGATTCCCACCAggccttctcctcctccttccttcTCTTCATCCACCGACAAGCTTCGATCTAGCCCCACCCTCTTCGAAATGATGTCCGCCGAGCACCAGCTTCACCAGCACGCCGACTCCGACCGCCGTAGGCTGCAGGAAAGAGTCTCTAAGATCTTGGCCGACGCCCCCTTCCAAGACCCGAGCTGGGGCGGCGGTGTTGGAGACGTGAAGCTGACCGTCAGCTCCAAAGACGGAGGTTTCAAGACATCCATGAACGTGCATCGGAAGGTCTTGGCAGGCCGCAGCCGATTCTTTGCGGACAAGCTGGGGCGGCGGGATGCTGCTCATTCAGTGGAGATATGCGAGTGTGATGACGTGGAGGTGTATGTGGAGGCTGTGGTGTTGATGTATCGTGAGGAGGAGGATTTGAAGAGGAGGTTGGCAAAGGAGGAGGTTGCTAAAGTGCTTGGGCTGCTCAAGGTAATGCTTTTCACTTCTTCTTCTCCGTCTTTTAGTCGTTCGTTTTTATTActatttggggttttttttttcttttttggtttgatTTCTGGTGGATTGTTAGGAACTGTGAGCGTGTTTTAATGCACCCCAGATCACCATTGGTTTGGATAGGCGCCTGTTTGTTGAGATTTTCCCGTCCAGAAGCATTCTTTTCCTGGCGACTACATTTGGTAATttgatggtttcaatggtgtcGGTGCATCTTGTGGGTGACGCACTCCAAGGTTTCAATGGATGGGGCTGACTGTTAGGGGCATTGTGCATTCAAGTTGGGTCACCCCAATTTGCATACTCTTCAATTCACGTTGAATTGCATCTGTACTCAAATATCAGACATGTTTGGTGCAGTTGGCTAGTCACACATGGTGTTCTCAGAGCTGTTTGTGGTTGTTTCATATCAGGCTTGGAAGATGAGATTTGCTTCAAGGTTGAAATCCTGCATCATAAGTCATTGATGCAAGCTTTTGAACTGGCTCAATTCCATGAGAGTGCCACTCAAGTAAGGGAGTGGTTATGCTCACTCCAAGGCGTCTCTGGTTAGATGAGATTCTTCCCCCAGCAATATGCCCTTGCCTGCTAAGATGGCAGAGAGGAGGAGAATTATGTTTGGATTGTGATGAGAAACTCGTTCCAGGCCACCAATGCAAGGCTAAATTGCAATTTTATAGGGTCTGATGGAGTGATCAGCTAGACAGACATAAAGGGGATAGGTTACTTGACAAATTGCTACTAGCAATCTCAGAATCTACTCTTAGATAGGTTTCCTGACATCTACCATTTAGGGAaaagtctttcttcttcttttttttttttgggggggggggcatGTGGTTTGAGTTGGGTTAGGAAAAATAGCTTTTAGTTACTCGACAAATTGCGAGGTAGAAGTCATGAAAtccactatcaaataggtttccAGTCTTCAACCCTTGAGGACAaggttttaatttttctttttaaatgagtgagtgatacatacccatacaaaTCCTGCCATTCGCATGTACAAACTACATGGTCGAATTGGGTAGGAAACTAACTTGTTTAGGTTTGGTTAGAGTTAGGGTTAGGGTCAACATGGATGGTTGCACCTTGCATGTATTGTAGATATCATTTGATTTGTCTTCCCCAATAAGAAAATTAATAAGAGTTTTGGAAGTTTGATCCCCTTGAATATTCAGTTTTGTTATCATGGGATTGGCCAAAATAGGGAattgttttctttccttttatatgTTATCTTCTTTAAGGTAATTGGACTCAAAGATTCTTTGAATATTTAGACAGTGGGACCTGCATTAGACCATTGTTTATAATGGTGGACACAAACCAAGCTAACTAGAGAGCAGAGTTAGCACCGTAGTCTCATGTTGTATCAGGACCCACCATAGCAACATAAGATATCAATCAATAAGGTTAAATTTGGGCTTTCTTGGTTTCTAGGCTACGGGATGGGCTACCGCCAAGTTTTGTTTGAGATAAGAATGGAGTTCCTCTTCTTGCCTCACGTGTGATTTGGGTCTGAAAAGGTACGCAAGTAGAAGCCTTTTTTATGTAGTTCAGTTTCCACACCACCCTGAATACAGAGGTTTGAGTATGCTAATTGCTACCTATAAATAATGATTTGGCAGTACACTCAAACACAACCTAATGTACTTGGCATATAGTTTGCTGTTTGACCTGTTGGTATGCTATGGATTGCTTTTGTTGGCATTACGTTACACTCTTATAGTCAACCTGCTAATTGTACTAAACTACAAACATTACTCATGATTTTCTCTTGTAATGACAGAAATTTACTCCCTTTTCAGTTCCTccttctcttatgtttggttgtACATCAAAACCCAACCGAATATtgataataatatattatttagTGTATAGTTTGTCTATGGATTGCTTTTGTTGATGTTATGGCATGCTCACATCGTTGACCTGCCAATTGTACAATGTGTACTATAGACTATGACACTGCCCGTGATTTTTCTCTTTGAACAATGGACATTAACTTGCGTCGTCGTCACCGGGTCAGCTACATAAATCCTTGATAAGGACATCCAAGCATCATACCAAAGGAGGAGGCctgagccagtctccttatggctagacggtcattacatggggcccacttggcccaattcacattcctagccacgttgTATGCTCCACGTGCATGTTTGTGCAtatttgaagaccccacactggaaaGATGCACGTGGGCTGCATGTAGGAGCTCGATGGATATGATGATCGgactgttggatcatcatcatcggacatcttgatcgtggacccccatgggctatgaaatagtttagttgtttagattatttatatgcttcgttatttttggtataacATATATTTGTGTTGACATCatggagttaggaacaacttttaatttattaagcgtgTTTATGTTGATAATCTTATTCGAGGGCATCTTTTTGttaaaaggtcttttctgagactataaaagagaaaatgGGGTGTGTGGAGCCCAATGCCATTAttttgaggggaaaaaaaaaaaagttgtgctttctcttcttcatgtgatttgaataatactccatgtgatttggggcttgggtgtggtgtgattccattccccatttaATGGAGGTACaaggcttccatctatcatcttcattctgtcttcctttctatccaaaagagACATTTTTccaaaaacttcatctctctttttccctttctatccaaaaccatccaaatcatctttttctttaacttttcatcatccaactataACCCCAACCGAAATTAACCATTGAAGACCCcaaaatttctaacttcccttcatccaaaaccttaattcccctctACCAATACCTAAATCCATCAATCCCCTTAACCAATTCACACAATTTATTtgtaatttcatattttccccaaATTCTAAGTAACCCcaattccaaaattctcaattcgCATGAActataatttttcaaatttcagtttttttcccttcctaaccctaatcatagaaCCTACAAGTcagtcccttgagtgtggaacgtgcctatgctaaattggaagttctatctttctattgggcttaattttaattgatttatgtgatttcttagcatgcgggtatgtgatttaggttaaatcagattttattttctattatttactcttaattacgcGGTGGGTTAGCatattttgttaattgaattactttatggactctttcataatatCCATGTTGCATGCTAGGATTAAATCATGTATCCTGCATCAATCCTgctccgccattccactctatcaagggccataaattCTGCTAGACCATATGTAGTGTGGGGCCTGATTAATAAACATTAATTGATGCCGCCTATAATTCTCATTCAGAATGATAAGACTGAAATTAGCTTTGGTAATTGGACAGGTGGAATCAGGATTCCAACTTTGTTGTATACAGACCTCTTCAAAAGAGTTCATTGGTTCCTTATTGAATGATGGAAATCTTCTCTTCTTCCTGTTGTTTGTTATGGCAAATTCTCATTAACATGTGTGCCGCAGGTGGTTGTAGCTATCATGTTTGATGTGGGAATTAAGGCATGCCTGGAGTATTTGGAAGCCGCTCCATGGACAGAGGATGAAGAGGAGAAAGTCATATCAGTCCTTGGTCAACTTCAGCTGCATGATCCAGTCATAGAGATTTTGCAGAGAGTTTCAGTGGAACCATCTACTTCTGCGGGAGCCGATGGCATTTTCTTGCACCTCCTGATGGGTGTTCTACAGGCCAAGGATGAGAAAGCTCGGCGAGAAATGAAAGTTCTGATATCAGGATTGCTCAGAGAagactcaacccatcatagaggcAACAATAATAAACTCGGTGTCTCTAGAGATACCCTTTATCATGTCTGCAACAAATGCCTCAGTTCTCTTTTACTGTGTTTATCTGAGGTGGCGGGTGTGGATGAAAGCAAGCGTGGTCAGGGGATGTTAATGGGCGAGATAGCTCGTGAAGCCGACAATATGCAATGGGTTGTCGAGATTCTGATTGACAAAAAGATGGGCGATGAGTTTGTGAAACTGTGGGCGGATCAGACTGAGCTAGCTAGTCTTCATTCAAAGATTCCCGCGATGTATCGGTACGAAATCAGCAGGATCACTGCTCAGCTCTGCATCGCAGTCGGAAAAGGTCAGATCATGGTATCAAAAGATACGAGGTTTTCTTTGTTGTGCACATGGTTGGAACCTCTGTATGATGACTTTGGATGGATGAAGAGGGCTTGTAAATCCGTTGATAAGAAAATGGTGGAGGATGGACTAAGCCAGACGATTCTTACACTGCCATTGGCGCAACAACAAGCCATCTTATTGAATTGGTTCAACCGTTTTCTGAACAAAGGAGATGATTGTCCCAACATCCAACGAGCATTTGAGGTCTGGTGGAGAAGAGCTTTCGTCCGGCGGTATTCAGCAGACCAGGATCATTCTCATCAATTGCAGATTGCTGTCTGTGATTATCCTACCTGAAGGTATTTTATTCATTTTGCATGCTGTTCTGATATAAAGATGTGCATTGACTGGGATATCTGAGATATCTGTATTTTCCATTTGCTCCTGAAAAGTATGTTTGTATTTGGGTTTATTTCCTGTATTATTCTTTTATTAAGAATGGAAGGCCTTGTAAAGGAGGGAGAATCTGAAGGGTAGGAGAATTTGGAGACTGTAGCTTGCAAGAGATATTGAGCTATTGAGCTATTAGAAATTATGGGTTCGAGAAATGAAACCTTTTATTGAGTGTAAGCATGCTGTTTTTGTGGAAAATGGATTGTTTTATCTAAGAAATACATGGGGATTTTTCAGATTGGCTGgccattcaaaaaataaaataaaacaaataaggaGACCTACTAACAACTCGTGGATTGTAATAGACATATGTAATTGACCTttagatagtgcttgattgtaaCCAACCTATCTagtagtctattacattgtggctgtgggagttttgtgctctcattgccccagcccagataaaggaggggcgttgcatcaggttggcagctggcgccaaacttatgccataacttccatcatGATCCGAATGGAACAGGAGtagtgtagccaaccccaattaagtagaataaggcttagatgatgatgatgatgagacctACTAACCATTTCCTTTCTTTACAGTAGAATAGGAATCCGGGAGCTCTCTTGGTAATCCATATCAATCAATTATTTGAGTGATCTTGAGAGGAGAAATTATTTGAGTGATCTTAAGAGATGAGAATGATGATATTAGATTAGTGCATCTCGCCCATTTTGGTGATTTGAGGCGCTAGTGAGGAGGATGTGAGAAACCTTTGACAAGGTCTTTGTCTATTCACCTCTTTTTTTCCAGACCACCATCGGTATAGGGTGATTTTGCCAGTGCAATCTCTTACCTATGCACACAGAGCCTCGAAGATTTTGTTTCCTTGTTAGAGGAGTCAAGGTTCGAAACATCCAGTGGTTTTGTTGATAAGTTACATTGATTACATTGCCTGATATAATTACTAAAACCTAATCAATTTGCATACTAAAATTACAAAAGTTGAGATGATTAAAACCTAACTCAACATGTGCATCAAAATTAATTGCCTCAGGAACAAAGCAATAAGGGTCATGTAATACCGATAAAAGGGCTTTGAAAATAATATACAGAGGATATGTACAAATGCAACTCTGGATGCATTGACAGTGCTCTCCGAAGTCCTGGTTTTGTATCAGAATTATTGATGatccaaacaagaaaaacagtaaATATCAAGACATTCTTAGTTATTGACATTGAAGGGGTTGCCTTGGGTCTAGACTCTAGCCTGGATAGTAGTTCCTAAGTTAATCCAAGAGCTTCTAAGCTGATTTGCTGTTATTTCAAATATCGTTTCTAATACTATGTCTACCCTCCTTTCTTGTAACTGCCTACTTCATCTCCTTCTTAAGAATGTGCTGTAACAGTATGATATGCATGTAAAACAAGTCTGTTTAGCGATCTTGTGGACTATCTAAAAATATAAGAAATTCTTGCGATAATGTCACACAAAGTGCTGTTCAGATCGAGCCAATCTTATTTTGGGTTATGGAGGCCGCCTGTGGAGTGATTTTGATGATATTCATTGCTAT containing:
- the LOC131239955 gene encoding BTB/POZ domain-containing protein At5g60050, which gives rise to MQAMQAMAAENILKSREISTMLKQGFISDPSFSLSPSRIPTRPSPPPSFSSSTDKLRSSPTLFEMMSAEHQLHQHADSDRRRLQERVSKILADAPFQDPSWGGGVGDVKLTVSSKDGGFKTSMNVHRKVLAGRSRFFADKLGRRDAAHSVEICECDDVEVYVEAVVLMYREEEDLKRRLAKEEVAKVLGLLKVVVAIMFDVGIKACLEYLEAAPWTEDEEEKVISVLGQLQLHDPVIEILQRVSVEPSTSAGADGIFLHLLMGVLQAKDEKARREMKVLISGLLREDSTHHRGNNNKLGVSRDTLYHVCNKCLSSLLLCLSEVAGVDESKRGQGMLMGEIAREADNMQWVVEILIDKKMGDEFVKLWADQTELASLHSKIPAMYRYEISRITAQLCIAVGKGQIMVSKDTRFSLLCTWLEPLYDDFGWMKRACKSVDKKMVEDGLSQTILTLPLAQQQAILLNWFNRFLNKGDDCPNIQRAFEVWWRRAFVRRYSADQDHSHQLQIAVCDYPT